In Carya illinoinensis cultivar Pawnee chromosome 7, C.illinoinensisPawnee_v1, whole genome shotgun sequence, the following are encoded in one genomic region:
- the LOC122315535 gene encoding receptor-like protein 13 isoform X2: MNLGVRQCFSVRRPWSLVKCLMWALVIFVQIHEHKGCLEEERIGLLQMKAFLKSHYNIGNCPLSWIEDADQISSDCCGWEGISCNSTTGHVIKLSLHDMKQRYIDERDDFYPRDTIREENIWLLNVSLFQPFKKLTSLDLSYNEIGGCIANEGFERLAVLRSLEVLNLANNFFEDSILPSLTQLSSLTTLVLAGNSHLGNWTTAAELSAFENLERLDLSDNRLTDGLTPKELHGLSKLSKLKHLILRGNNFGNQTFKVLGAQLPALESLNLGSSLYHMEVHLSIKEFHGLSKLSKLKHLDLSGNYFGKQILRVLGAQLPALKSLSLFDNRIEGPLSIKDLANFSRLEILDMGANRLNGSISPYIEALSSAKAISLSYNNFNGDFPSQDLCRLKKLEEFDISYNDFEGILPQCINNISSLRVLDISGNRFIGNLSSSLVASLNPTTIEYIDLSHNLFEGLFSFSSFANHSKLKVVRIMSDNSKLVIETENPMGWTPLFQLTALALQNCNLNKLTGNIPKFLFDQHRLEEVDFSHNKLKGSFPFWLLENNTSLRLLNLRNNSFEGQFYLQPEHHINVYSIDVSGNHLDGRLQENIGKITPNLRVLNISRNHFEGDLPSSIGDMSSLNVLDLSFNRFSGKVPTELVSKCTTLIVLNLQNNNFQGEIFSKHFKLSALMMLQLNSNQFTGTLSSVLSTLREMYLFDIGNNSMSGTIPNWIGNITMSGGTLVMNNNFFEGHIPCGLHSTFLIDLSHNSLSGPLPSCLDAPSIILLKGNKLTGSIPKALFNSSSLMTLDVRENNLSGTLLVEISTFSNLRILLLGGNNFSGMIPIQVCLLKKIGIMDLSRNSFSGTIPHCFHNISFGKINTTDLAFSQSYDTSSGFYMGETSSYACLLVRSHDSNYVNIVMPFDILVEVEFVTKYRSSSYKGGILDYMSGLDLSCNKLTGGIPTELGQLSSIHSLNLSHNQLRGLIPEKFSGLASIESLDLSHNSLSGEIPSTLIKLNFMGIFNVAYNNLSGKVPDMKNQFGTFEKSSYEGNRFLCGPPLENGCSTIAKKLNPKASERKWYEVDPTVFFASFSVTYIIFFSMVASILYINPYWRQMCFNLIEDIMYWSYFTILTPLKRLSNRLCRH, translated from the exons ATGAATCTAGGTGTGCGGCAATGTTTTTCAGTCAGGAGGCCATGGTCATTGGTGAAGTGTTTGATGTGGGCGTTAGTAATTTTTGTGCAAATCCATGAGCACAAAGGTTGCTTGGAGGAAGAGAGGATTGGTCTGTTACAAATGAAGGCGTTTTTGAAATCCCATTATAACATCGGCAATTGTCCTCTCTCTTGGATTGAAGACGCAGATCAAATAAGCAGTGACTGCTGTGGTTGGGAGGGAATCTCGTGCAACTCCACCACAGGTCATGTCATTAAACTCTCGCTCCATGATATGAAGCAACGGTACATTGATGAGAGAGATGATTTCTATCCAAGAGACACAATTCGCGAGGAGAATATTTGGTTGCTAAATGTTTCCCTGTTTCAGCCTTTCAAGAAGCTAACAAGTCTTGATTTGTCCTACAATGAAATTGGTGGTTGCATAGCTAATGAAg GTTTTGAAAGGCTAGCTGTATTGAGAAGTTTGGAGGTATTGAACCTCGCTAATAATTTCTTTGAAGATAGCATTTTACCATCCCTAACTCAGCTTTCATCCCTTACCACGTTGGTTCTTGCGGGTAATTCTCATTTGGGAAATTGGACAACAGCTGCAG AATTATCGGCGTTTGAAAACTTGGAGAGGTTGGATTTAAGTGACAACAGACTCACGGACGGCTTAACACCCAAAG aaTTGCATGGTTTGTCTAAACTGAGCAAGCTAAAGCACTTAATTTTAAGGGGCAATAACTTCGGGAATCAAACTTTTAAAGTTTTGGGCGCCCAGCTTCCAGCCCTTGAGTCTCTGAACCTAGGATCCTCTTTATATCATATGGAAGTGCATCTTTCTATCAAAG AATTCCATGGTTTGTCTAAACTGAGCAAGCTAAAGCACTTAGATTTAAGTGGGAATTACTTCGGGAAGCAAATTTTAAGAGTTTTGGGCGCCCAACTCCCAGCCCTCAAGTCTCTGAGCCTATTTGACAACCGAATCGAAGGGCCTCTTTCTATCAAAG ATTTGGCAAATTTTAGTAGGCTGGAGATTTTAGATATGGGTGCAAATCGCTTGAATGGGAGTATTTCTCCATATATTGAGGCACTATCTTCAGCAAAGGCTATATCGTTATCTTACAATAATTTCAATGGAGATTTCCCTTCTCAAG ATTTGTGCAGATTGAAGAAACTTGAAGAGTTTGATATTTCTTACAATGACTTTGAAGGTATCCTGCCTCAATGCATAAACAATATATCATCACTAAGAGTGTTGGATATATCTGGTAACCGTTTCATTGGAAACTTGTCTTCATCTCTGGTAGCCAGCTTGAATCCCACAACGATTGAGTATATTGATCTTAGTCATAATCTTTTTGAGGGTCTGTTCTCATTCAGCTCATTCGCTAATCATTCCAAGCTTAAGGTGGTTCGAATTATGAGTGACAACAGCAAACTTGTGATTGAAACTGAAAATCCAATGGGTTGGACCCCATTATTTCAGTTAACGGCCCTAGCATTGCAGAATTGTAATCTGAACAAGCTAACTGGAAATATCCCCAAGTTTCTCTTTGATCAGCACAGATTGGAAGAAGTTGATTTCTCTCACAACAAGTTGAAAGGAAGCTTCCCCTTTTGGTTGCTAGAAAACAATACAAGCCTACGACTGCTAAATCTTAGAAATAATTCTTTTGAGGGTCAATTTTATCTACAACCAGAGCACCATATTAATGTTTATTCAATCGATGTCTCAGGAAATCACTTAGATGGGCGACTTCAAGAAAATATTGGAAAGATAACGCCAAATTTAAGAGTTCTAAATATTTCTCGAAATCATTTTGAAGGTGATCTTCCATCCTCAATTGGTGACATGAGTTCTTTGAATGTATTGGATTTGTCCTTTAATAGATTCTCGGGGAAGGTGCCAACGGAATTGGTTTCCAAATGTACCACCTTGATTGTTTTGAATTTACAAAATAACAACTTTCAGGGTGAAATCTTCTCAAAGCATTTCAAGTTGTCAGCCTTAATGATGCTTCAATTGAACAGCAATCAGTTCACAGGTACTCTATCTAGCGTATTATCAACTCTTAGAGAAATGTATCTGTTTGATATTGGGAACAACAGCATGTCAGGTACAATTCCCAATTGGATAGGAAACATAACAATGAGTGGGGGAACTCTTGTcatgaataataatttttttgagggtCACATTCCATGTGGATTGCATTCAACATTTTTAATAGATCTTTCTCATAACTCACTTTCGGGACCGTTACCTTCTTGCTTGGATGCACCGTCTATTATACTTTTAAAAGGGAACAAGCTTACAGGATCTATACCAAAAGCTCTTTTTAACTCATCTTCTCTTATGACATTGGATGTTAGAGAAAACAACCTTTCCGGTACCCTTCTTGTTGAAATCAGTACATTTTCTAACTTAAGAATACTTTTGTTGGGAGGCAACAATTTTAGTGGTATGATTCCAATCCAAGTATGTTTGCTGAAGAAAATAGGCATAATGGATCTTTCAAGGAACTCCTTTTCTGGGACAATACCGCATTGTTTTCACAATATTTCCTTTGGAAAGATAAATACTACTGATCTTGCCTTTTCCCAAAGTTATGATACTTCTAGCGGATTTTACATGGGAGAAACTTCATCATATGCATGTCTTCTAGTGAGATCACATGATTCGAATTATGTCAATATCGTTATGCCATTTGATATTCTAGTTGAGGTTGAGTTTGTAACGAAGTACAGGTCTAGCTCCTACAAGGGTGGCATCCTTGATTACATGTCCGGATTAGATTTGTCATGCAACAAACTAACAGGTGGAATCCCAACGGAACTAGGACAATTATCTTCAATTCATTCACTAAACTTGTCTCACAATCAACTGAGAGGTTTGATTCCGGAGAAGTTTTCGGGCTTGGCTTCGATAGAAAGCTTGGACCTTTCTCACAATAGTTTGAGTGGAGAAATTCCCTCGACATTGATTAAGTTGAATTTTATGGGAATATTCAATGTTGCATACAATAATTTATCTGGTAAAGTTCCTGATATGAAAAATCAATTTGGGACTTTTGAGAAGAGTAGCTATGAAGGAAATCGATTTCTTTGCGGACCACCGTTGGAGAATGGTTGTAGTACCATAGCAAAAAAGTTAAATCCAAAAGCAAGTGAGAGGAAATGGTATGAGGTAGATCCTACAGTCTTTTTTGCAAGCTTCTCAGTAActtacattattttcttttcaatggtAGCTAGTATCCTTTACATTAATCCTTATTGGAGGCAAATGTGCTTCAATTTGATTGAGGATATCATGTACTGGAGCTATTTTACAATTTTGACACCCTTGAAAAGGTTGTCAAATCGACTATGTCGACATTAG
- the LOC122315535 gene encoding receptor-like protein 15 isoform X1 produces MNLGVRQCFSVRRPWSLVKCLMWALVIFVQIHEHKGCLEEERIGLLQMKAFLKSHYNIGNCPLSWIEDADQISSDCCGWEGISCNSTTGHVIKLSLHDMKQRYIDERDDFYPRDTIREENIWLLNVSLFQPFKKLTSLDLSYNEIGGCIANEGFERLAVLRSLEVLNLANNFFEDSILPSLTQLSSLTTLVLAGNSHLGNWTTAAGSKSLSRLDNLETLDISRTNFSRSTISSLSTTVKSSSLRNLNLAGLGMEGPLPAQELSAFENLERLDLSDNRLTDGLTPKELHGLSKLSKLKHLILRGNNFGNQTFKVLGAQLPALESLNLGSSLYHMEVHLSIKEFHGLSKLSKLKHLDLSGNYFGKQILRVLGAQLPALKSLSLFDNRIEGPLSIKDLANFSRLEILDMGANRLNGSISPYIEALSSAKAISLSYNNFNGDFPSQDLCRLKKLEEFDISYNDFEGILPQCINNISSLRVLDISGNRFIGNLSSSLVASLNPTTIEYIDLSHNLFEGLFSFSSFANHSKLKVVRIMSDNSKLVIETENPMGWTPLFQLTALALQNCNLNKLTGNIPKFLFDQHRLEEVDFSHNKLKGSFPFWLLENNTSLRLLNLRNNSFEGQFYLQPEHHINVYSIDVSGNHLDGRLQENIGKITPNLRVLNISRNHFEGDLPSSIGDMSSLNVLDLSFNRFSGKVPTELVSKCTTLIVLNLQNNNFQGEIFSKHFKLSALMMLQLNSNQFTGTLSSVLSTLREMYLFDIGNNSMSGTIPNWIGNITMSGGTLVMNNNFFEGHIPCGLHSTFLIDLSHNSLSGPLPSCLDAPSIILLKGNKLTGSIPKALFNSSSLMTLDVRENNLSGTLLVEISTFSNLRILLLGGNNFSGMIPIQVCLLKKIGIMDLSRNSFSGTIPHCFHNISFGKINTTDLAFSQSYDTSSGFYMGETSSYACLLVRSHDSNYVNIVMPFDILVEVEFVTKYRSSSYKGGILDYMSGLDLSCNKLTGGIPTELGQLSSIHSLNLSHNQLRGLIPEKFSGLASIESLDLSHNSLSGEIPSTLIKLNFMGIFNVAYNNLSGKVPDMKNQFGTFEKSSYEGNRFLCGPPLENGCSTIAKKLNPKASERKWYEVDPTVFFASFSVTYIIFFSMVASILYINPYWRQMCFNLIEDIMYWSYFTILTPLKRLSNRLCRH; encoded by the exons ATGAATCTAGGTGTGCGGCAATGTTTTTCAGTCAGGAGGCCATGGTCATTGGTGAAGTGTTTGATGTGGGCGTTAGTAATTTTTGTGCAAATCCATGAGCACAAAGGTTGCTTGGAGGAAGAGAGGATTGGTCTGTTACAAATGAAGGCGTTTTTGAAATCCCATTATAACATCGGCAATTGTCCTCTCTCTTGGATTGAAGACGCAGATCAAATAAGCAGTGACTGCTGTGGTTGGGAGGGAATCTCGTGCAACTCCACCACAGGTCATGTCATTAAACTCTCGCTCCATGATATGAAGCAACGGTACATTGATGAGAGAGATGATTTCTATCCAAGAGACACAATTCGCGAGGAGAATATTTGGTTGCTAAATGTTTCCCTGTTTCAGCCTTTCAAGAAGCTAACAAGTCTTGATTTGTCCTACAATGAAATTGGTGGTTGCATAGCTAATGAAg GTTTTGAAAGGCTAGCTGTATTGAGAAGTTTGGAGGTATTGAACCTCGCTAATAATTTCTTTGAAGATAGCATTTTACCATCCCTAACTCAGCTTTCATCCCTTACCACGTTGGTTCTTGCGGGTAATTCTCATTTGGGAAATTGGACAACAGCTGCAG GTTCTAAAAGCTTGTCAAGGTTAGACAACCTGGAGACATTAGATATTAGTAGGACTAATTTCAGCAGGAGCACCATATCGTCGTTGAGTACTACAGTCAAATCATCATCCCTTAGGAATCTGAATCTTGCTGGACTTGGGATGGAAGGACCTTTACCTGCCCAAG AATTATCGGCGTTTGAAAACTTGGAGAGGTTGGATTTAAGTGACAACAGACTCACGGACGGCTTAACACCCAAAG aaTTGCATGGTTTGTCTAAACTGAGCAAGCTAAAGCACTTAATTTTAAGGGGCAATAACTTCGGGAATCAAACTTTTAAAGTTTTGGGCGCCCAGCTTCCAGCCCTTGAGTCTCTGAACCTAGGATCCTCTTTATATCATATGGAAGTGCATCTTTCTATCAAAG AATTCCATGGTTTGTCTAAACTGAGCAAGCTAAAGCACTTAGATTTAAGTGGGAATTACTTCGGGAAGCAAATTTTAAGAGTTTTGGGCGCCCAACTCCCAGCCCTCAAGTCTCTGAGCCTATTTGACAACCGAATCGAAGGGCCTCTTTCTATCAAAG ATTTGGCAAATTTTAGTAGGCTGGAGATTTTAGATATGGGTGCAAATCGCTTGAATGGGAGTATTTCTCCATATATTGAGGCACTATCTTCAGCAAAGGCTATATCGTTATCTTACAATAATTTCAATGGAGATTTCCCTTCTCAAG ATTTGTGCAGATTGAAGAAACTTGAAGAGTTTGATATTTCTTACAATGACTTTGAAGGTATCCTGCCTCAATGCATAAACAATATATCATCACTAAGAGTGTTGGATATATCTGGTAACCGTTTCATTGGAAACTTGTCTTCATCTCTGGTAGCCAGCTTGAATCCCACAACGATTGAGTATATTGATCTTAGTCATAATCTTTTTGAGGGTCTGTTCTCATTCAGCTCATTCGCTAATCATTCCAAGCTTAAGGTGGTTCGAATTATGAGTGACAACAGCAAACTTGTGATTGAAACTGAAAATCCAATGGGTTGGACCCCATTATTTCAGTTAACGGCCCTAGCATTGCAGAATTGTAATCTGAACAAGCTAACTGGAAATATCCCCAAGTTTCTCTTTGATCAGCACAGATTGGAAGAAGTTGATTTCTCTCACAACAAGTTGAAAGGAAGCTTCCCCTTTTGGTTGCTAGAAAACAATACAAGCCTACGACTGCTAAATCTTAGAAATAATTCTTTTGAGGGTCAATTTTATCTACAACCAGAGCACCATATTAATGTTTATTCAATCGATGTCTCAGGAAATCACTTAGATGGGCGACTTCAAGAAAATATTGGAAAGATAACGCCAAATTTAAGAGTTCTAAATATTTCTCGAAATCATTTTGAAGGTGATCTTCCATCCTCAATTGGTGACATGAGTTCTTTGAATGTATTGGATTTGTCCTTTAATAGATTCTCGGGGAAGGTGCCAACGGAATTGGTTTCCAAATGTACCACCTTGATTGTTTTGAATTTACAAAATAACAACTTTCAGGGTGAAATCTTCTCAAAGCATTTCAAGTTGTCAGCCTTAATGATGCTTCAATTGAACAGCAATCAGTTCACAGGTACTCTATCTAGCGTATTATCAACTCTTAGAGAAATGTATCTGTTTGATATTGGGAACAACAGCATGTCAGGTACAATTCCCAATTGGATAGGAAACATAACAATGAGTGGGGGAACTCTTGTcatgaataataatttttttgagggtCACATTCCATGTGGATTGCATTCAACATTTTTAATAGATCTTTCTCATAACTCACTTTCGGGACCGTTACCTTCTTGCTTGGATGCACCGTCTATTATACTTTTAAAAGGGAACAAGCTTACAGGATCTATACCAAAAGCTCTTTTTAACTCATCTTCTCTTATGACATTGGATGTTAGAGAAAACAACCTTTCCGGTACCCTTCTTGTTGAAATCAGTACATTTTCTAACTTAAGAATACTTTTGTTGGGAGGCAACAATTTTAGTGGTATGATTCCAATCCAAGTATGTTTGCTGAAGAAAATAGGCATAATGGATCTTTCAAGGAACTCCTTTTCTGGGACAATACCGCATTGTTTTCACAATATTTCCTTTGGAAAGATAAATACTACTGATCTTGCCTTTTCCCAAAGTTATGATACTTCTAGCGGATTTTACATGGGAGAAACTTCATCATATGCATGTCTTCTAGTGAGATCACATGATTCGAATTATGTCAATATCGTTATGCCATTTGATATTCTAGTTGAGGTTGAGTTTGTAACGAAGTACAGGTCTAGCTCCTACAAGGGTGGCATCCTTGATTACATGTCCGGATTAGATTTGTCATGCAACAAACTAACAGGTGGAATCCCAACGGAACTAGGACAATTATCTTCAATTCATTCACTAAACTTGTCTCACAATCAACTGAGAGGTTTGATTCCGGAGAAGTTTTCGGGCTTGGCTTCGATAGAAAGCTTGGACCTTTCTCACAATAGTTTGAGTGGAGAAATTCCCTCGACATTGATTAAGTTGAATTTTATGGGAATATTCAATGTTGCATACAATAATTTATCTGGTAAAGTTCCTGATATGAAAAATCAATTTGGGACTTTTGAGAAGAGTAGCTATGAAGGAAATCGATTTCTTTGCGGACCACCGTTGGAGAATGGTTGTAGTACCATAGCAAAAAAGTTAAATCCAAAAGCAAGTGAGAGGAAATGGTATGAGGTAGATCCTACAGTCTTTTTTGCAAGCTTCTCAGTAActtacattattttcttttcaatggtAGCTAGTATCCTTTACATTAATCCTTATTGGAGGCAAATGTGCTTCAATTTGATTGAGGATATCATGTACTGGAGCTATTTTACAATTTTGACACCCTTGAAAAGGTTGTCAAATCGACTATGTCGACATTAG
- the LOC122315535 gene encoding receptor-like protein 14 isoform X6 produces MNLGVRQCFSVRRPWSLVKCLMWALVIFVQIHEHKGCLEEERIGLLQMKAFLKSHYNIGNCPLSWIEDADQISSDCCGWEGISCNSTTGHVIKLSLHDMKQRYIDERDDFYPRDTIREENIWLLNVSLFQPFKKLTSLDLSYNEIGGCIANEGFERLAVLRSLEVLNLANNFFEDSILPSLTQLSSLTTLVLAGNSHLGNWTTAAGSKSLSRLDNLETLDISRTNFSRSTISSLSTTVKSSSLRNLNLAGLGMEGPLPAQELSAFENLERLDLSDNRLTDGLTPKELHGLSKLSKLKHLILRGNNFGNQTFKVLGAQLPALESLNLGSSLYHMEVHLSIKEFHGLSKLSKLKHLDLSGNYFGKQILRVLGAQLPALKSLSLFDNRIEGPLSIKDLANFSRLEILDMGANRLNGSISPYIEALSSAKAISLSYNNFNGDFPSQDLCRLKKLEEFDISYNDFEGILPQCINNISSLRVLDISGNRFIGNLSSSLVASLNPTTIEYIDLSHNLFEGLFSFSSFANHSKLKVVRIMSDNSKLVIETENPMGWTPLFQLTALALQNCNLNKLTGNIPKFLFDQHRLEEVDFSHNKLKGSFPFWLLENNTSLRLLNLRNNSFEGQFYLQPEHHINVYSIDVSGNHLDGRLQENIGKITPNLRVLNISRNHFEG; encoded by the exons ATGAATCTAGGTGTGCGGCAATGTTTTTCAGTCAGGAGGCCATGGTCATTGGTGAAGTGTTTGATGTGGGCGTTAGTAATTTTTGTGCAAATCCATGAGCACAAAGGTTGCTTGGAGGAAGAGAGGATTGGTCTGTTACAAATGAAGGCGTTTTTGAAATCCCATTATAACATCGGCAATTGTCCTCTCTCTTGGATTGAAGACGCAGATCAAATAAGCAGTGACTGCTGTGGTTGGGAGGGAATCTCGTGCAACTCCACCACAGGTCATGTCATTAAACTCTCGCTCCATGATATGAAGCAACGGTACATTGATGAGAGAGATGATTTCTATCCAAGAGACACAATTCGCGAGGAGAATATTTGGTTGCTAAATGTTTCCCTGTTTCAGCCTTTCAAGAAGCTAACAAGTCTTGATTTGTCCTACAATGAAATTGGTGGTTGCATAGCTAATGAAg GTTTTGAAAGGCTAGCTGTATTGAGAAGTTTGGAGGTATTGAACCTCGCTAATAATTTCTTTGAAGATAGCATTTTACCATCCCTAACTCAGCTTTCATCCCTTACCACGTTGGTTCTTGCGGGTAATTCTCATTTGGGAAATTGGACAACAGCTGCAG GTTCTAAAAGCTTGTCAAGGTTAGACAACCTGGAGACATTAGATATTAGTAGGACTAATTTCAGCAGGAGCACCATATCGTCGTTGAGTACTACAGTCAAATCATCATCCCTTAGGAATCTGAATCTTGCTGGACTTGGGATGGAAGGACCTTTACCTGCCCAAG AATTATCGGCGTTTGAAAACTTGGAGAGGTTGGATTTAAGTGACAACAGACTCACGGACGGCTTAACACCCAAAG aaTTGCATGGTTTGTCTAAACTGAGCAAGCTAAAGCACTTAATTTTAAGGGGCAATAACTTCGGGAATCAAACTTTTAAAGTTTTGGGCGCCCAGCTTCCAGCCCTTGAGTCTCTGAACCTAGGATCCTCTTTATATCATATGGAAGTGCATCTTTCTATCAAAG AATTCCATGGTTTGTCTAAACTGAGCAAGCTAAAGCACTTAGATTTAAGTGGGAATTACTTCGGGAAGCAAATTTTAAGAGTTTTGGGCGCCCAACTCCCAGCCCTCAAGTCTCTGAGCCTATTTGACAACCGAATCGAAGGGCCTCTTTCTATCAAAG ATTTGGCAAATTTTAGTAGGCTGGAGATTTTAGATATGGGTGCAAATCGCTTGAATGGGAGTATTTCTCCATATATTGAGGCACTATCTTCAGCAAAGGCTATATCGTTATCTTACAATAATTTCAATGGAGATTTCCCTTCTCAAG ATTTGTGCAGATTGAAGAAACTTGAAGAGTTTGATATTTCTTACAATGACTTTGAAGGTATCCTGCCTCAATGCATAAACAATATATCATCACTAAGAGTGTTGGATATATCTGGTAACCGTTTCATTGGAAACTTGTCTTCATCTCTGGTAGCCAGCTTGAATCCCACAACGATTGAGTATATTGATCTTAGTCATAATCTTTTTGAGGGTCTGTTCTCATTCAGCTCATTCGCTAATCATTCCAAGCTTAAGGTGGTTCGAATTATGAGTGACAACAGCAAACTTGTGATTGAAACTGAAAATCCAATGGGTTGGACCCCATTATTTCAGTTAACGGCCCTAGCATTGCAGAATTGTAATCTGAACAAGCTAACTGGAAATATCCCCAAGTTTCTCTTTGATCAGCACAGATTGGAAGAAGTTGATTTCTCTCACAACAAGTTGAAAGGAAGCTTCCCCTTTTGGTTGCTAGAAAACAATACAAGCCTACGACTGCTAAATCTTAGAAATAATTCTTTTGAGGGTCAATTTTATCTACAACCAGAGCACCATATTAATGTTTATTCAATCGATGTCTCAGGAAATCACTTAGATGGGCGACTTCAAGAAAATATTGGAAAGATAACGCCAAATTTAAGAGTTCTAAATATTTCTCGAAATCATTTTGAAG GGTGA